Proteins encoded together in one Spodoptera frugiperda isolate SF20-4 chromosome 15, AGI-APGP_CSIRO_Sfru_2.0, whole genome shotgun sequence window:
- the LOC118277654 gene encoding DNA-binding protein Ewg isoform X1, whose translation MVLEFSRRDERDTDYTMNSAVSTESMDMEGEDMSQVDGCGLSGASDDDDECASSPTGSTYDDSADLIKNAMSDEVTKQLAAAGPVGMAAAAAIASSKKRKRPHSFETNPSVRKRHQNRLLRKLRQTIEEFATRVGQQAVVLVATPGKPNTSYRVFGAKPLEDVVRNLRCMIMEELENALAQQFGLGDGPQAPAPPQEDPSLFELPPLIIDGIPTPVEKMTQAQLRAFIPLMLKYSMVRGKPGWGRESTRPPWWPKDLPWANVRMDARTEDEKQKMSWTHALRQIVINCYKYHGREDLLPAFTEDDEKGPSTQPISSCMPSAASNSSSSSTSAARSNQQQQAVLTSQQVCIDQMTLADVDMSQYAPAVLQTITNPDGTVSLIQVDPSNSIITLPDGTTAQVIHSGEGGAGIQALDGDGAVAVDLNAVAEATLNHDGQIILTGEDGHGYPISVSGVITVPVSASVYQSMVASMQQQDGGVCVAPLVQNGEGLETISMGGGVTQVMLQGGEGAQVLQVLSLKDATVLTKAMQVKAERDAVVTDS comes from the exons ATGGTCCTGGAGTTTAGCCGGCGGGACGAACGGGATACAGACTACACCATGAACTCCGCCGTCAGCACAGAATCTATGGATATGGAGGGGGAG GACATGTCACAAGTTGACGGTTGCGGGTTGAGTGGGGCTTCGGACGACGACGACGAGTGCGCGTCCTCCCCCACCGGCTCCACGTACGATGACAGCGCTGATCTCATCAAGAACGCCATGAGCGATGAAGTTACCAAGCAACTTGCAGCAGCTG GTCCGGTGGGCATGGCTGCCGCAGCCGCTATCGCGTCGTCGAAGAAACGCAAGCGGCCGCACTCATTCGAGACCAACCCGTCCGTCAGGAAGCGACATCAGAATAGACTACTTAGGAAACTCAGA CAAACAATAGAAGAGTTCGCGACTCGCGTGGGCCAGCAGGCCGTAGTACTAGTGGCGACCCCTGGCAAGCCAAATACCTCATACCGTGTGTTTGGGGCGAAGCCTCTCGAGGACGTCGTACGCAACCTGCGCTGCATGATCATGGAGGAACTGGAGAACGCACTCGCACAACAG TTCGGGCTGGGCGACGGGCCGCaggcgccggcgccgccgcaGGAGGATCCCTCGCTGTTCGAGCTGCCGCCGCTCATCATCGACGGCATCCCCACGCCCGTGGAGAAGATGACGCAGGCACAGCTCCGCGCCTTCATACCGCTCATGCTCAAGTACTCCATGG TGCGAGGGAAGCCGGGTTGGGGCCGCGAGTCCACGCGACCTCCGTGGTGGCCCAAGGACCTTCCCTGGGCCAACGTCAGAATGGACGCTCGTACTGAGGACGAGAAACAAaag ATGTCGTGGACTCACGCACTCCGTCAGATCGTGATCAACTGCTACAAGTACCACGGCCGAGAGGACTTGTTGCCCGCCTTCACAGAGGACGACGAGAAGGGACCTTCTACACAACCC ATATCGTCCTGTATGCCGAGCGCTGCCAGTAACTCGTCATCTAGTTCCACATCTGCAGCGCGTAGCAATCAGCAGCAACAAGCAGTGCTCACGTCACAACAAGTCTGCATCGATCAGATGACCCTCGCTGATGTTGAT ATGTCACAATACGCGCCTGCTGTTCTACAAACAATCACGAATCCGGACGGAACCGTGTCTCTCATCCAAGTCGACCCCAGCAATTCCATCATCACATTACCTGACGGCACTACTGCGCAAGTT attcACAGCGGCGAAGGCGGAGCAGGTATACAGGCACTAGACGGTGACGGCGCGGTGGCCGTGGACCTCAACGCAGTGGCCGAGGCCACGCTCAACCACGACGGACAGATCATACTCACTGGGGAAGACGGACATG GGTATCCAATCTCAGTGTCGGGCGTGATCACGGTGCCGGTGTCAGCGTCGGTGTACCAGTCCATGGTGGCGTCCATGCAGCAACAAGATGGCGGCGTCTGCGTCGCGCCGCTCGTACAG AACGGTGAGGGCTTGGAGACgatttccatgggcggcggcgtcACGCAGGTGATGCTGCAGGGCGGCGAGGGCGCGCAGGTCTTACAGGTGCTCAGTCTCAAGGACGCTACTGTACTCACCAAGGCCATG CAAGTAAAAGCGGAACGTGACGCTGTAGTAACAGATTCCTAG
- the LOC118277736 gene encoding cytochrome c oxidase subunit 5A, mitochondrial: MLKSASGALVNVLRKSLVPAARISAVPLRRSHGGPVESDEEFDCRYEQFFNRKDIDGWEIRKGMNDLCGMDLVPDPKIIKAALHACRRVNDYALAVRFIEACKDKCGNKVNEIYPYIIQEIKPTLSELGIETPEELGYDKPELALENVYDM, encoded by the exons ATGTTGAAATCAGCTTCAGGGGCACTTGTGAATGTCCTGAGAAAGTCCTTGGTGCCGGCGGCAAGGATCAGCGCCGTACCCCTGCGGCGGTCGCATGGTGGTCCCGTCGAATCCGATGAGGAATTCGATTGCAG ATATGAACAATTCTTCAACAGGAAAGACATTGACGGGTGGGAAATCCGCAAAGGCATGAATGACTTGTGCGGTATGGACCTTGTCCCTGACCCAAAGATCATTAAGGCAGCATTGCATGCGTGCAGGAGAGTGAATGACTACGCTCTTGCTGTTAGGTTCATTGAGGCCTGCAAAGACAAGTGCGGTAACAAAGTCAATGAAATCTACCCTTACATCATTCAGGAAATTAAGCCCACATTATCAGAGCTTGGCATTGAAACTCCAGAGGAGCTCGGCTACGACAAACCAGAACTAGCTTTAGAGAATGTTTATGACATGTAA
- the LOC118277654 gene encoding DNA-binding protein Ewg isoform X5, translating to MVLEFSRRDERDTDYTMNSAVSTESMDMEGEDMSQVDGCGLSGASDDDDECASSPTGSTYDDSADLIKNAMSDEVTKQLAAAGPVGMAAAAAIASSKKRKRPHSFETNPSVRKRHQNRLLRKLRQTIEEFATRVGQQAVVLVATPGKPNTSYRVFGAKPLEDVVRNLRCMIMEELENALAQQFGLGDGPQAPAPPQEDPSLFELPPLIIDGIPTPVEKMTQAQLRAFIPLMLKYSMVRGKPGWGRESTRPPWWPKDLPWANVRMDARTEDEKQKMSWTHALRQIVINCYKYHGREDLLPAFTEDDEKGPSTQPMSQYAPAVLQTITNPDGTVSLIQVDPSNSIITLPDGTTAQVIHSGEGGAGIQALDGDGAVAVDLNAVAEATLNHDGQIILTGEDGHGYPISVSGVITVPVSASVYQSMVASMQQQDGGVCVAPLVQNGEGLETISMGGGVTQVMLQGGEGAQVLQVLSLKDATVLTKAMQVKAERDAVVTDS from the exons ATGGTCCTGGAGTTTAGCCGGCGGGACGAACGGGATACAGACTACACCATGAACTCCGCCGTCAGCACAGAATCTATGGATATGGAGGGGGAG GACATGTCACAAGTTGACGGTTGCGGGTTGAGTGGGGCTTCGGACGACGACGACGAGTGCGCGTCCTCCCCCACCGGCTCCACGTACGATGACAGCGCTGATCTCATCAAGAACGCCATGAGCGATGAAGTTACCAAGCAACTTGCAGCAGCTG GTCCGGTGGGCATGGCTGCCGCAGCCGCTATCGCGTCGTCGAAGAAACGCAAGCGGCCGCACTCATTCGAGACCAACCCGTCCGTCAGGAAGCGACATCAGAATAGACTACTTAGGAAACTCAGA CAAACAATAGAAGAGTTCGCGACTCGCGTGGGCCAGCAGGCCGTAGTACTAGTGGCGACCCCTGGCAAGCCAAATACCTCATACCGTGTGTTTGGGGCGAAGCCTCTCGAGGACGTCGTACGCAACCTGCGCTGCATGATCATGGAGGAACTGGAGAACGCACTCGCACAACAG TTCGGGCTGGGCGACGGGCCGCaggcgccggcgccgccgcaGGAGGATCCCTCGCTGTTCGAGCTGCCGCCGCTCATCATCGACGGCATCCCCACGCCCGTGGAGAAGATGACGCAGGCACAGCTCCGCGCCTTCATACCGCTCATGCTCAAGTACTCCATGG TGCGAGGGAAGCCGGGTTGGGGCCGCGAGTCCACGCGACCTCCGTGGTGGCCCAAGGACCTTCCCTGGGCCAACGTCAGAATGGACGCTCGTACTGAGGACGAGAAACAAaag ATGTCGTGGACTCACGCACTCCGTCAGATCGTGATCAACTGCTACAAGTACCACGGCCGAGAGGACTTGTTGCCCGCCTTCACAGAGGACGACGAGAAGGGACCTTCTACACAACCC ATGTCACAATACGCGCCTGCTGTTCTACAAACAATCACGAATCCGGACGGAACCGTGTCTCTCATCCAAGTCGACCCCAGCAATTCCATCATCACATTACCTGACGGCACTACTGCGCAAGTT attcACAGCGGCGAAGGCGGAGCAGGTATACAGGCACTAGACGGTGACGGCGCGGTGGCCGTGGACCTCAACGCAGTGGCCGAGGCCACGCTCAACCACGACGGACAGATCATACTCACTGGGGAAGACGGACATG GGTATCCAATCTCAGTGTCGGGCGTGATCACGGTGCCGGTGTCAGCGTCGGTGTACCAGTCCATGGTGGCGTCCATGCAGCAACAAGATGGCGGCGTCTGCGTCGCGCCGCTCGTACAG AACGGTGAGGGCTTGGAGACgatttccatgggcggcggcgtcACGCAGGTGATGCTGCAGGGCGGCGAGGGCGCGCAGGTCTTACAGGTGCTCAGTCTCAAGGACGCTACTGTACTCACCAAGGCCATG CAAGTAAAAGCGGAACGTGACGCTGTAGTAACAGATTCCTAG
- the LOC118277654 gene encoding DNA-binding protein Ewg isoform X3, giving the protein MVLEFSRRDERDTDYTMNSAVSTESMDMEGEDMSQVDGCGLSGASDDDDECASSPTGSTYDDSADLIKNAMSDEVTKQLAAAGPVGMAAAAAIASSKKRKRPHSFETNPSVRKRHQNRLLRKLRQTIEEFATRVGQQAVVLVATPGKPNTSYRVFGAKPLEDVVRNLRCMIMEELENALAQQAPAPPQEDPSLFELPPLIIDGIPTPVEKMTQAQLRAFIPLMLKYSMVRGKPGWGRESTRPPWWPKDLPWANVRMDARTEDEKQKMSWTHALRQIVINCYKYHGREDLLPAFTEDDEKGPSTQPISSCMPSAASNSSSSSTSAARSNQQQQAVLTSQQVCIDQMTLADVDMSQYAPAVLQTITNPDGTVSLIQVDPSNSIITLPDGTTAQVIHSGEGGAGIQALDGDGAVAVDLNAVAEATLNHDGQIILTGEDGHGYPISVSGVITVPVSASVYQSMVASMQQQDGGVCVAPLVQNGEGLETISMGGGVTQVMLQGGEGAQVLQVLSLKDATVLTKAMQVKAERDAVVTDS; this is encoded by the exons ATGGTCCTGGAGTTTAGCCGGCGGGACGAACGGGATACAGACTACACCATGAACTCCGCCGTCAGCACAGAATCTATGGATATGGAGGGGGAG GACATGTCACAAGTTGACGGTTGCGGGTTGAGTGGGGCTTCGGACGACGACGACGAGTGCGCGTCCTCCCCCACCGGCTCCACGTACGATGACAGCGCTGATCTCATCAAGAACGCCATGAGCGATGAAGTTACCAAGCAACTTGCAGCAGCTG GTCCGGTGGGCATGGCTGCCGCAGCCGCTATCGCGTCGTCGAAGAAACGCAAGCGGCCGCACTCATTCGAGACCAACCCGTCCGTCAGGAAGCGACATCAGAATAGACTACTTAGGAAACTCAGA CAAACAATAGAAGAGTTCGCGACTCGCGTGGGCCAGCAGGCCGTAGTACTAGTGGCGACCCCTGGCAAGCCAAATACCTCATACCGTGTGTTTGGGGCGAAGCCTCTCGAGGACGTCGTACGCAACCTGCGCTGCATGATCATGGAGGAACTGGAGAACGCACTCGCACAACAG gcgccggcgccgccgcaGGAGGATCCCTCGCTGTTCGAGCTGCCGCCGCTCATCATCGACGGCATCCCCACGCCCGTGGAGAAGATGACGCAGGCACAGCTCCGCGCCTTCATACCGCTCATGCTCAAGTACTCCATGG TGCGAGGGAAGCCGGGTTGGGGCCGCGAGTCCACGCGACCTCCGTGGTGGCCCAAGGACCTTCCCTGGGCCAACGTCAGAATGGACGCTCGTACTGAGGACGAGAAACAAaag ATGTCGTGGACTCACGCACTCCGTCAGATCGTGATCAACTGCTACAAGTACCACGGCCGAGAGGACTTGTTGCCCGCCTTCACAGAGGACGACGAGAAGGGACCTTCTACACAACCC ATATCGTCCTGTATGCCGAGCGCTGCCAGTAACTCGTCATCTAGTTCCACATCTGCAGCGCGTAGCAATCAGCAGCAACAAGCAGTGCTCACGTCACAACAAGTCTGCATCGATCAGATGACCCTCGCTGATGTTGAT ATGTCACAATACGCGCCTGCTGTTCTACAAACAATCACGAATCCGGACGGAACCGTGTCTCTCATCCAAGTCGACCCCAGCAATTCCATCATCACATTACCTGACGGCACTACTGCGCAAGTT attcACAGCGGCGAAGGCGGAGCAGGTATACAGGCACTAGACGGTGACGGCGCGGTGGCCGTGGACCTCAACGCAGTGGCCGAGGCCACGCTCAACCACGACGGACAGATCATACTCACTGGGGAAGACGGACATG GGTATCCAATCTCAGTGTCGGGCGTGATCACGGTGCCGGTGTCAGCGTCGGTGTACCAGTCCATGGTGGCGTCCATGCAGCAACAAGATGGCGGCGTCTGCGTCGCGCCGCTCGTACAG AACGGTGAGGGCTTGGAGACgatttccatgggcggcggcgtcACGCAGGTGATGCTGCAGGGCGGCGAGGGCGCGCAGGTCTTACAGGTGCTCAGTCTCAAGGACGCTACTGTACTCACCAAGGCCATG CAAGTAAAAGCGGAACGTGACGCTGTAGTAACAGATTCCTAG
- the LOC118277654 gene encoding DNA-binding protein Ewg isoform X4 yields MVLEFSRRDERDTDYTMNSAVSTESMDMEGEDMSQVDGCGLSGASDDDDECASSPTGSTYDDSADLIKNAMSDEVTKQLAAAAAIASSKKRKRPHSFETNPSVRKRHQNRLLRKLRQTIEEFATRVGQQAVVLVATPGKPNTSYRVFGAKPLEDVVRNLRCMIMEELENALAQQFGLGDGPQAPAPPQEDPSLFELPPLIIDGIPTPVEKMTQAQLRAFIPLMLKYSMVRGKPGWGRESTRPPWWPKDLPWANVRMDARTEDEKQKMSWTHALRQIVINCYKYHGREDLLPAFTEDDEKGPSTQPISSCMPSAASNSSSSSTSAARSNQQQQAVLTSQQVCIDQMTLADVDMSQYAPAVLQTITNPDGTVSLIQVDPSNSIITLPDGTTAQVIHSGEGGAGIQALDGDGAVAVDLNAVAEATLNHDGQIILTGEDGHGYPISVSGVITVPVSASVYQSMVASMQQQDGGVCVAPLVQNGEGLETISMGGGVTQVMLQGGEGAQVLQVLSLKDATVLTKAMQVKAERDAVVTDS; encoded by the exons ATGGTCCTGGAGTTTAGCCGGCGGGACGAACGGGATACAGACTACACCATGAACTCCGCCGTCAGCACAGAATCTATGGATATGGAGGGGGAG GACATGTCACAAGTTGACGGTTGCGGGTTGAGTGGGGCTTCGGACGACGACGACGAGTGCGCGTCCTCCCCCACCGGCTCCACGTACGATGACAGCGCTGATCTCATCAAGAACGCCATGAGCGATGAAGTTACCAAGCAACTTGCAGCAGCTG CCGCTATCGCGTCGTCGAAGAAACGCAAGCGGCCGCACTCATTCGAGACCAACCCGTCCGTCAGGAAGCGACATCAGAATAGACTACTTAGGAAACTCAGA CAAACAATAGAAGAGTTCGCGACTCGCGTGGGCCAGCAGGCCGTAGTACTAGTGGCGACCCCTGGCAAGCCAAATACCTCATACCGTGTGTTTGGGGCGAAGCCTCTCGAGGACGTCGTACGCAACCTGCGCTGCATGATCATGGAGGAACTGGAGAACGCACTCGCACAACAG TTCGGGCTGGGCGACGGGCCGCaggcgccggcgccgccgcaGGAGGATCCCTCGCTGTTCGAGCTGCCGCCGCTCATCATCGACGGCATCCCCACGCCCGTGGAGAAGATGACGCAGGCACAGCTCCGCGCCTTCATACCGCTCATGCTCAAGTACTCCATGG TGCGAGGGAAGCCGGGTTGGGGCCGCGAGTCCACGCGACCTCCGTGGTGGCCCAAGGACCTTCCCTGGGCCAACGTCAGAATGGACGCTCGTACTGAGGACGAGAAACAAaag ATGTCGTGGACTCACGCACTCCGTCAGATCGTGATCAACTGCTACAAGTACCACGGCCGAGAGGACTTGTTGCCCGCCTTCACAGAGGACGACGAGAAGGGACCTTCTACACAACCC ATATCGTCCTGTATGCCGAGCGCTGCCAGTAACTCGTCATCTAGTTCCACATCTGCAGCGCGTAGCAATCAGCAGCAACAAGCAGTGCTCACGTCACAACAAGTCTGCATCGATCAGATGACCCTCGCTGATGTTGAT ATGTCACAATACGCGCCTGCTGTTCTACAAACAATCACGAATCCGGACGGAACCGTGTCTCTCATCCAAGTCGACCCCAGCAATTCCATCATCACATTACCTGACGGCACTACTGCGCAAGTT attcACAGCGGCGAAGGCGGAGCAGGTATACAGGCACTAGACGGTGACGGCGCGGTGGCCGTGGACCTCAACGCAGTGGCCGAGGCCACGCTCAACCACGACGGACAGATCATACTCACTGGGGAAGACGGACATG GGTATCCAATCTCAGTGTCGGGCGTGATCACGGTGCCGGTGTCAGCGTCGGTGTACCAGTCCATGGTGGCGTCCATGCAGCAACAAGATGGCGGCGTCTGCGTCGCGCCGCTCGTACAG AACGGTGAGGGCTTGGAGACgatttccatgggcggcggcgtcACGCAGGTGATGCTGCAGGGCGGCGAGGGCGCGCAGGTCTTACAGGTGCTCAGTCTCAAGGACGCTACTGTACTCACCAAGGCCATG CAAGTAAAAGCGGAACGTGACGCTGTAGTAACAGATTCCTAG
- the LOC118277654 gene encoding DNA-binding protein Ewg isoform X2 — protein MVLEFSRRDERDTDYTMNSAVSTESMDMEGEDMSQVDGCGLSGASDDDDECASSPTGSTYDDSADLIKNAMSDEVTKQLAAAGPVGMAAAAAIASSKKRKRPHSFETNPSVRKRHQNRLLRKLRQTIEEFATRVGQQAVVLVATPGKPNTSYRVFGAKPLEDVVRNLRCMIMEELENALAQQFGLGDGPQAPAPPQEDPSLFELPPLIIDGIPTPVEKMTQAQLRAFIPLMLKYSMVRGKPGWGRESTRPPWWPKDLPWANVRMDARTEDEKQKMSWTHALRQIVINCYKYHGREDLLPAFTEDDEKGPSTQPISSCMPSAASNSSSSSTSAARSNQQQQAVLTSQQVCIDQMTLADVDMSQYAPAVLQTITNPDGTVSLIQVDPSNSIITLPDGTTAQVIHSGEGGAGIQALDGDGAVAVDLNAVAEATLNHDGQIILTGEDGHVSGVITVPVSASVYQSMVASMQQQDGGVCVAPLVQNGEGLETISMGGGVTQVMLQGGEGAQVLQVLSLKDATVLTKAMQVKAERDAVVTDS, from the exons ATGGTCCTGGAGTTTAGCCGGCGGGACGAACGGGATACAGACTACACCATGAACTCCGCCGTCAGCACAGAATCTATGGATATGGAGGGGGAG GACATGTCACAAGTTGACGGTTGCGGGTTGAGTGGGGCTTCGGACGACGACGACGAGTGCGCGTCCTCCCCCACCGGCTCCACGTACGATGACAGCGCTGATCTCATCAAGAACGCCATGAGCGATGAAGTTACCAAGCAACTTGCAGCAGCTG GTCCGGTGGGCATGGCTGCCGCAGCCGCTATCGCGTCGTCGAAGAAACGCAAGCGGCCGCACTCATTCGAGACCAACCCGTCCGTCAGGAAGCGACATCAGAATAGACTACTTAGGAAACTCAGA CAAACAATAGAAGAGTTCGCGACTCGCGTGGGCCAGCAGGCCGTAGTACTAGTGGCGACCCCTGGCAAGCCAAATACCTCATACCGTGTGTTTGGGGCGAAGCCTCTCGAGGACGTCGTACGCAACCTGCGCTGCATGATCATGGAGGAACTGGAGAACGCACTCGCACAACAG TTCGGGCTGGGCGACGGGCCGCaggcgccggcgccgccgcaGGAGGATCCCTCGCTGTTCGAGCTGCCGCCGCTCATCATCGACGGCATCCCCACGCCCGTGGAGAAGATGACGCAGGCACAGCTCCGCGCCTTCATACCGCTCATGCTCAAGTACTCCATGG TGCGAGGGAAGCCGGGTTGGGGCCGCGAGTCCACGCGACCTCCGTGGTGGCCCAAGGACCTTCCCTGGGCCAACGTCAGAATGGACGCTCGTACTGAGGACGAGAAACAAaag ATGTCGTGGACTCACGCACTCCGTCAGATCGTGATCAACTGCTACAAGTACCACGGCCGAGAGGACTTGTTGCCCGCCTTCACAGAGGACGACGAGAAGGGACCTTCTACACAACCC ATATCGTCCTGTATGCCGAGCGCTGCCAGTAACTCGTCATCTAGTTCCACATCTGCAGCGCGTAGCAATCAGCAGCAACAAGCAGTGCTCACGTCACAACAAGTCTGCATCGATCAGATGACCCTCGCTGATGTTGAT ATGTCACAATACGCGCCTGCTGTTCTACAAACAATCACGAATCCGGACGGAACCGTGTCTCTCATCCAAGTCGACCCCAGCAATTCCATCATCACATTACCTGACGGCACTACTGCGCAAGTT attcACAGCGGCGAAGGCGGAGCAGGTATACAGGCACTAGACGGTGACGGCGCGGTGGCCGTGGACCTCAACGCAGTGGCCGAGGCCACGCTCAACCACGACGGACAGATCATACTCACTGGGGAAGACGGACATG TGTCGGGCGTGATCACGGTGCCGGTGTCAGCGTCGGTGTACCAGTCCATGGTGGCGTCCATGCAGCAACAAGATGGCGGCGTCTGCGTCGCGCCGCTCGTACAG AACGGTGAGGGCTTGGAGACgatttccatgggcggcggcgtcACGCAGGTGATGCTGCAGGGCGGCGAGGGCGCGCAGGTCTTACAGGTGCTCAGTCTCAAGGACGCTACTGTACTCACCAAGGCCATG CAAGTAAAAGCGGAACGTGACGCTGTAGTAACAGATTCCTAG
- the LOC118277654 gene encoding DNA-binding protein Ewg isoform X6, producing MVLEFSRRDERDTDYTMNSAVSTESMDMEGEDMSQVDGCGLSGASDDDDECASSPTGSTYDDSADLIKNAMSDEVTKQLAAAGPVGMAAAAAIASSKKRKRPHSFETNPSVRKRHQNRLLRKLRQTIEEFATRVGQQAVVLVATPGKPNTSYRVFGAKPLEDVVRNLRCMIMEELENALAQQFGLGDGPQAPAPPQEDPSLFELPPLIIDGIPTPVEKMTQAQLRAFIPLMLKYSMVRGKPGWGRESTRPPWWPKDLPWANVRMDARTEDEKQKMSWTHALRQIVINCYKYHGREDLLPAFTEDDEKGPSTQPISSCMPSAASNSSSSSTSAARSNQQQQAVLTSQQVCIDQMTLADVDMSQYAPAVLQTITNPDGTVSLIQVDPSNSIITLPDGTTAQVIHSGEGGAGIQALDGDGAVAVDLNAVAEATLNHDGQIILTGEDGHVVVTLQGIQSQCRA from the exons ATGGTCCTGGAGTTTAGCCGGCGGGACGAACGGGATACAGACTACACCATGAACTCCGCCGTCAGCACAGAATCTATGGATATGGAGGGGGAG GACATGTCACAAGTTGACGGTTGCGGGTTGAGTGGGGCTTCGGACGACGACGACGAGTGCGCGTCCTCCCCCACCGGCTCCACGTACGATGACAGCGCTGATCTCATCAAGAACGCCATGAGCGATGAAGTTACCAAGCAACTTGCAGCAGCTG GTCCGGTGGGCATGGCTGCCGCAGCCGCTATCGCGTCGTCGAAGAAACGCAAGCGGCCGCACTCATTCGAGACCAACCCGTCCGTCAGGAAGCGACATCAGAATAGACTACTTAGGAAACTCAGA CAAACAATAGAAGAGTTCGCGACTCGCGTGGGCCAGCAGGCCGTAGTACTAGTGGCGACCCCTGGCAAGCCAAATACCTCATACCGTGTGTTTGGGGCGAAGCCTCTCGAGGACGTCGTACGCAACCTGCGCTGCATGATCATGGAGGAACTGGAGAACGCACTCGCACAACAG TTCGGGCTGGGCGACGGGCCGCaggcgccggcgccgccgcaGGAGGATCCCTCGCTGTTCGAGCTGCCGCCGCTCATCATCGACGGCATCCCCACGCCCGTGGAGAAGATGACGCAGGCACAGCTCCGCGCCTTCATACCGCTCATGCTCAAGTACTCCATGG TGCGAGGGAAGCCGGGTTGGGGCCGCGAGTCCACGCGACCTCCGTGGTGGCCCAAGGACCTTCCCTGGGCCAACGTCAGAATGGACGCTCGTACTGAGGACGAGAAACAAaag ATGTCGTGGACTCACGCACTCCGTCAGATCGTGATCAACTGCTACAAGTACCACGGCCGAGAGGACTTGTTGCCCGCCTTCACAGAGGACGACGAGAAGGGACCTTCTACACAACCC ATATCGTCCTGTATGCCGAGCGCTGCCAGTAACTCGTCATCTAGTTCCACATCTGCAGCGCGTAGCAATCAGCAGCAACAAGCAGTGCTCACGTCACAACAAGTCTGCATCGATCAGATGACCCTCGCTGATGTTGAT ATGTCACAATACGCGCCTGCTGTTCTACAAACAATCACGAATCCGGACGGAACCGTGTCTCTCATCCAAGTCGACCCCAGCAATTCCATCATCACATTACCTGACGGCACTACTGCGCAAGTT attcACAGCGGCGAAGGCGGAGCAGGTATACAGGCACTAGACGGTGACGGCGCGGTGGCCGTGGACCTCAACGCAGTGGCCGAGGCCACGCTCAACCACGACGGACAGATCATACTCACTGGGGAAGACGGACATG TCGTCGTTACGTTGCAGGGTATCCAATCTCAGTGTCGGGCGTGA